In a genomic window of Brettanomyces nanus chromosome 1, complete sequence:
- a CDS encoding uncharacterized protein (EggNog:ENOG41), whose translation MWSFHFSKKKFIDFFDVLRIEDNSSHPAPKEVYGYRIYLLALSAAAGSSMFGYDSGFIGGTLTLPAFTAKFGLDSATGDALSKLKSDIVSTFQGGAFFGASFSYFFNEKFGRKRTLLIFSALFMIGVILQVASSGNVGLIYAGRAITGVAVGTTSMVVPIYIAEWAPPAARGRLVGLYECVYQCSSVIAFWVDYGVKINISDTSDSQWLIPFGLQFIFGGACFSLMLLQPESYRWLLKADRVDEAQRNLSVIRMLPKDHEYILWEIATVQQQLQEESQLVKIPGYDEDATEDWKETIKHPTRWGIVAKFRELKKPGIRNRLLLGFSVMIFQNLAGINALNYYSPTIFKDIGVTGNSVDLLATGVFGIVKAVTNILFVIGGVDRYGRRGPLLLGSSVTCLCMLYLGVYTCVAGSFDHTVPMDSGSRCAIAMVYIFAIFFAFSWNSIPFIFCSEVFPTRVRNLCMAMCVMMQWLMQFVIVYSNPYMMTNIKYGTFFFFAACLFVSVPFVYFLLPETRGLTLENMDIMFNEPGFAISKRYRTKAIIEKQKEEERQNGGFASLLDISKDKIEHEEEMEGSHFESDIEAESVGM comes from the coding sequence TCTATCTTTTAGCACTATCCGCTGCTGCTGGCTCCTCAATGTTTGGTTATGACTCGGGTTTTATTGGTGGTACCCTTACCCTTCCGGCCTTTACTGCAAAGTTTGGCTTGGATTCAGCTACAGGTGATGCATTAAGCAAACTCAAGTCTGATATTGTTTCGACTTTCCAGGGAGGTGCCTTCTTTGGTGCTTCCTTTTCCTATTTTTTTAACGAGAAGTTCGGCCGTAAACGTACGCTTCTTATATTTTCTGCACTTTTCATGATTGGTGTTATTCTCCAAGTTGCATCTTCTGGTAATGTTGGGTTAATCTATGCTGGACGTGCTATCACCGGTGTTGCAGTCGGTACCACCTCTATGGTAGTTCCCATCTATATCGCCGAGTGGGCCCCTCCCGCTGCGCGTGGTCGTCTAGTGGGTCTTTATGAATGTGTCTACCAATGCTCAAGTGTCATTGCTTTTTGGGTTGATTATGGTGTGAAGATCAATATTTCGGACACTTCTGATAGTCAGTGGTTGATTCCATTTggtcttcaattcattttTGGTGGTGCATGCTTTTCCCTTATGTTGCTTCAGCCAGAGTCTTATCGATGGTTGCTAAAGGCCGATCGTGTTGACGAGGCTCAAAGAAACCTCAGCGTCATAAGAATGCTACCTAAAGATCACGAGTACATACTCTGGGAGATTGCTACCGTCCAACAACAACTACAAGAAGAGTCTCAGCTGGTTAAGATACCCGGCTATGATGAAGACGCAACCGAAGACTGGAAAGAGACAATCAAGCACCCCACGAGATGGGGTATTGTTGCTAAGTTCAGAGAACTTAAGAAACCTGGAATTCGTAATCGTCTTTTGCTTGGGTTCTCTGTGATGATCTTCCAGAATCTTGCCGGTATCAATGCTCTTAACTACTACTCCCCAACCATTTTTAAAGATATCGGTGTGACCGGTAACTCTGTTGACCTTCTTGCCACAGGTGTGTTTGGTATCGTGAAGGCAGTAACTAATATTCTTTTTGTTATTGGTGGTGTCGATAGATATGGTCGTCGCGGGCCTCTTTTATTGGGATCCTCGGTCACCTGTCTCTGCATGCTCTACCTCGGAGTTTACACCTGTGTTGCTGGCTCATTTGATCATACCGTTCCAATGGATTCTGGTTCTCGTTGTGCTATTGCGATGGTTTACATTTTTGcaattttctttgccttttcTTGGAACTCCATTCCATTCATATTCTGCTCGGAAGTCTTTCCTACCCGTGTCAGAAATTTGTGTATGGCCATGTGCGTTATGATGCAATGGCTAATGCAATTTGTTATTGTTTATTCAAATCCATATATGATGACTAACATCAAATATGgcactttcttcttttttgcaGCTTGCTTGTTTGTCTCCGTTCCTTTCGtctattttcttctcccaGAGACCAGGGGTCTTACCTTGGAGAATATGGATATTATGTTCAACGAGCCCGGCTTTGCAATTTCAAAGCGTTATAGGACAAAGGCAATTattgagaagcagaaagaggaggaaaggCAGAATGGTGGatttgcttctcttctggaTATTTCTAAAGACAAAATTGAAcacgaagaagaaatggaggGATCTCACTTTGAATCTGATATTGAAGCAGAGAGTGTTGGAATGTAA